In the genome of Fulvivirga maritima, one region contains:
- a CDS encoding carboxypeptidase-like regulatory domain-containing protein, giving the protein MKRQFKLSVSRPCNQIWSDFTPTQMGGFCHSCQMEVIDFTQMTDDEIKGHFTSLASGKKVCGRLKTSQLKSTYTHKLPTTGISSYVKAAAVGLMVLASASIAMAQAPFVNDNLKTKTTIVRPPVSNVDVIAVEKQVVKGIVKDGEGEVMPGVNIVLKGTEIGTVTDINGYFEFPQKLDKGDILLFSFLGYETVAYNVPEQVNNNLEINLTMASLVMLGEIAVDGVYEEPSAIEKMWNKVKSIF; this is encoded by the coding sequence ATGAAAAGACAATTTAAACTTTCCGTTTCCAGACCTTGTAATCAGATCTGGTCAGATTTTACCCCAACTCAAATGGGTGGCTTTTGTCATTCTTGCCAAATGGAGGTAATTGATTTTACTCAAATGACTGATGATGAGATTAAAGGCCATTTCACTTCATTGGCATCAGGTAAAAAAGTCTGTGGCAGGCTTAAAACTTCCCAACTAAAATCTACATATACTCATAAGCTTCCGACAACCGGCATAAGCTCTTATGTGAAGGCTGCAGCTGTAGGTTTAATGGTATTGGCATCCGCCAGCATCGCCATGGCTCAGGCTCCATTTGTTAATGACAATTTGAAAACAAAAACTACCATTGTTCGTCCTCCGGTGAGTAATGTTGATGTTATTGCAGTAGAAAAGCAGGTGGTGAAAGGAATAGTGAAAGACGGTGAAGGGGAGGTGATGCCTGGGGTAAATATAGTGTTGAAAGGCACTGAAATCGGTACGGTTACAGACATTAATGGCTACTTCGAATTTCCTCAGAAGCTAGATAAAGGAGATATTTTGCTATTCTCTTTTTTGGGTTATGAAACGGTTGCATATAACGTTCCTGAGCAGGTGAATAATAACCTTGAGATTAATCTAACTATGGCGTCTTTGGTTATGCTAGGTGAAATAGCGGTTGATGGCGTGTATGAAGAGCCGTCGGCCATAGAGAAAATGTGGAATAAGGTGAAGTCAATCTTCTGA
- a CDS encoding Crp/Fnr family transcriptional regulator — protein sequence MYDENAVVLKTFKGVTFSEHEENFILARFQKRQLVKGEHLLRFGEKVESQYFISEGCLRTYFVDDAGKEHTLQFAINDWWISDYTAFFSEEIATLNIECVQDAEVFEITKVSMDQLYAEIPQLEGFIRRKLERAFASFQKRILWNLALSAKERYKNFISTYPEIEQSVKNYHIASYLGITTESLSRIRKEIMANK from the coding sequence ATGTATGATGAAAATGCTGTAGTTCTAAAGACGTTTAAGGGTGTCACCTTTTCTGAGCATGAAGAGAATTTCATCCTGGCCAGGTTTCAAAAAAGGCAGTTGGTTAAAGGGGAACATCTCTTACGTTTTGGTGAAAAGGTGGAGAGTCAATACTTTATTTCTGAAGGCTGTCTTAGAACTTACTTTGTAGATGATGCAGGCAAGGAGCATACTTTGCAATTCGCTATTAATGACTGGTGGATTAGTGACTATACCGCTTTCTTTAGTGAGGAAATAGCCACTTTAAATATAGAGTGTGTGCAAGATGCAGAAGTATTTGAGATCACTAAAGTCTCCATGGATCAGTTGTATGCTGAGATTCCCCAGTTAGAAGGGTTTATTAGGAGGAAGTTGGAACGAGCTTTTGCTAGTTTTCAGAAACGTATCTTGTGGAATCTGGCGCTTTCAGCCAAAGAGAGGTATAAGAATTTTATCAGCACTTATCCGGAAATAGAGCAGAGTGTTAAAAACTATCATATTGCTTCTTATCTAGGTATCACCACAGAGAGCTTAAGTAGAATTCGTAAAGAAATAATGGCCAACAAGTAG
- a CDS encoding carbohydrate-binding domain-containing protein: MKKLIMGSLLLLFFAVACQDDDLETVVDDSDDDSEETVNSEFFSTSISEAMEANQASHEADDDNSWDEEGATIIQLNETAIDVDGDGVLLDGTTATISTAGTYIVKGTLLDGQLAVDTEDEESVKIIFEEASITNSTNAPFNVISAEKVIVFIPEATESTFTDAADYIYASADEDEPNAAFFSKADLSIYSAGTLTINANYNDGLSSKDGLLIEGGSYSITSADDGVRGKDYLIVREATFTIESVGDAFKSDNDDDDDRGYMLIESGDFHITTTEGDGFQAETDLLVAEGNFDITTGGGSSYYDEDVSAKALKAGVNNIVEAGVFTINSADDAIHCDGNLVIHDGDFTIATGDDGIHADEELTINGGVIEITESYEGLESNTLTINGGDINLVASDDGINAAGGNDSSEGRPGDSFGSGGDSYMYFQGGYIVVNAGGDGIDANGSIVMSSGTLIINGPQSGANGPIDYDGSFEISGGTLIAVGTSNMAQAPGNSSSQNAVLVYLSQQSAGTPFVIQNSEGENIVAFESAKAFESVVFSSPNLEDDVEYNIYTGGVISGTAQDGLYSEVDDYTGGSLLEGFTTSSVITTVNR; this comes from the coding sequence GTGAAGAAATTGATAATGGGGAGCTTGCTGCTTCTCTTTTTTGCTGTAGCCTGCCAGGATGATGACCTTGAAACAGTAGTAGATGATTCTGATGACGACTCTGAAGAAACTGTCAATAGTGAGTTCTTTAGCACCTCTATTTCCGAAGCTATGGAAGCTAATCAAGCGAGTCATGAAGCGGATGATGATAATAGTTGGGATGAAGAAGGTGCTACTATAATTCAGCTAAATGAAACTGCAATAGATGTTGATGGTGATGGCGTTTTATTGGATGGCACCACGGCTACAATTTCAACTGCCGGAACCTATATAGTGAAAGGCACTTTGTTAGATGGTCAGTTGGCTGTTGACACTGAGGATGAAGAGTCTGTTAAAATCATTTTTGAAGAAGCTTCTATTACTAATTCTACTAATGCGCCCTTTAATGTTATTAGCGCTGAAAAGGTGATTGTATTTATCCCGGAAGCCACTGAAAGCACATTTACTGATGCTGCTGATTACATCTATGCAAGTGCTGATGAAGATGAGCCCAACGCTGCCTTTTTTAGTAAGGCGGATTTATCCATTTATAGTGCAGGAACACTGACTATTAATGCTAATTATAATGATGGGCTTTCTAGTAAAGATGGTCTACTAATAGAAGGTGGGAGTTACAGCATTACCAGTGCTGATGATGGTGTTAGGGGAAAAGATTACTTAATTGTAAGAGAGGCGACTTTTACCATTGAGTCTGTGGGAGATGCTTTTAAATCAGATAATGATGATGACGATGATAGAGGATATATGCTCATTGAAAGTGGTGATTTTCATATAACTACTACCGAAGGCGATGGATTTCAGGCTGAGACAGATCTGTTAGTAGCGGAAGGTAACTTTGATATCACCACTGGAGGAGGAAGTTCTTACTATGATGAAGATGTTTCTGCCAAAGCTCTAAAAGCTGGTGTCAACAATATTGTTGAAGCGGGAGTTTTCACTATTAACTCAGCCGATGATGCTATACACTGTGATGGTAATCTGGTTATTCATGATGGCGATTTTACAATAGCAACTGGTGATGATGGTATTCATGCTGATGAGGAGCTTACCATTAACGGAGGTGTTATAGAAATAACAGAGTCTTATGAAGGGCTGGAGAGTAATACATTAACCATTAATGGTGGGGATATCAATTTGGTTGCTTCTGATGATGGTATTAATGCTGCCGGGGGTAATGATTCCTCAGAGGGAAGACCGGGTGATTCCTTTGGCTCAGGAGGTGATAGTTACATGTATTTTCAAGGCGGCTATATAGTAGTGAATGCTGGCGGTGATGGTATAGATGCTAACGGCTCTATAGTAATGTCTTCAGGTACCCTGATTATCAACGGGCCGCAAAGTGGGGCGAATGGACCAATTGACTATGATGGTTCATTTGAAATTTCAGGAGGTACGCTCATAGCAGTAGGAACTTCGAATATGGCTCAAGCTCCAGGTAATTCTTCATCGCAAAATGCGGTACTGGTATATCTGAGTCAGCAAAGTGCAGGCACTCCGTTTGTAATACAAAATAGTGAAGGTGAAAATATAGTGGCCTTTGAATCTGCTAAAGCATTTGAGTCAGTTGTCTTTTCAAGTCCAAATTTAGAGGATGATGTTGAATACAATATTTACACAGGAGGAGTGATTTCGGGTACTGCTCAAGATGGACTTTACTCTGAAGTAGACGACTATACAGGTGGTAGTTTACTAGAGGGTTTTACTACTTCATCTGTTATTACAACTGTGAATAGGTAA
- a CDS encoding glycosyltransferase family 4 protein produces the protein MNSRCLWLTDNYPPQRGGMAQSCDRIINGLRQAGVEIDIIHFTSKEGKAKKQQQQNGSYTSIPFSNSEAHVLNVAWNHIKTLPPFDFIVCFGGYISMTGAPIYSQWLNTRLVTLIRGNDLDAGIFTPRKRGILEDALRQSQLVCTVSSDKADKITKWLNHANAQFVANGIDLNEWQPTHSEKQFAMEWRKTNLPEKKTVLGIFGQLKAKKGLDFFLESIKRTSWSTNAHLLLIGETEEHLENLLDSTDLTYSILPFHDRYELMKYYLCCNAIVIPSFYDGMPNVLLEAGALAIPVIGARVDGMADVITNNEDGLLFEPGNEDDCKRTLYQFFRMPEDQQKALGENLKRTIETKYTVDHEIDNYKKLLL, from the coding sequence ATGAATAGCAGATGCCTCTGGCTCACAGATAACTACCCCCCACAACGTGGTGGCATGGCTCAGTCTTGCGATAGAATTATCAATGGATTAAGGCAAGCAGGTGTAGAAATAGACATTATCCACTTTACCAGCAAAGAAGGAAAGGCCAAAAAGCAGCAGCAACAAAATGGTAGCTACACCTCCATCCCCTTCTCTAACAGCGAAGCCCATGTGCTGAATGTAGCATGGAATCACATCAAAACATTGCCTCCATTTGACTTTATTGTGTGCTTTGGAGGCTACATCTCCATGACGGGCGCGCCCATTTACAGCCAATGGCTTAATACTCGCTTAGTTACTTTAATCCGTGGAAATGACCTGGATGCAGGCATATTCACCCCACGCAAGAGAGGAATTTTGGAAGATGCCTTACGCCAATCTCAGCTTGTATGCACCGTCAGTAGTGATAAAGCTGATAAAATTACTAAATGGCTCAACCATGCTAATGCACAGTTCGTAGCCAATGGAATAGATTTAAATGAATGGCAACCTACCCATAGCGAAAAGCAGTTTGCTATGGAGTGGAGGAAGACCAATCTTCCCGAAAAGAAGACCGTTTTGGGAATATTTGGTCAACTAAAAGCGAAAAAAGGCCTTGATTTTTTTCTGGAATCAATAAAAAGAACCAGTTGGAGCACCAATGCTCATCTACTTCTTATCGGAGAAACCGAAGAGCATCTGGAAAATTTGCTGGATAGCACAGATCTGACTTATTCGATACTGCCTTTTCATGACCGATATGAATTAATGAAATATTACCTTTGCTGCAACGCTATAGTAATACCGTCTTTTTACGATGGAATGCCTAATGTATTACTTGAAGCCGGAGCCTTAGCAATCCCAGTAATTGGGGCCAGAGTAGATGGAATGGCTGATGTGATTACCAATAACGAAGATGGCCTACTCTTCGAACCTGGAAATGAAGACGACTGCAAAAGAACCTTATACCAGTTTTTCAGAATGCCTGAAGACCAACAAAAAGCGTTGGGTGAAAACCTAAAAAGAACCATAGAAACAAAATACACAGTAGATCATGAAATTGATAATTATAAGAAACTTCTGCTTTAG
- a CDS encoding type 1 glutamine amidotransferase domain-containing protein encodes MRTIKILFVLTSHDQLGDTGEKTGFWIEEFAAPFYYLKDRGVDIVLASPKGGQPPIDPKSASAEFQTLDTERFNQDIETQELLAKTLKLSEVDAADYDAVFYPGGHGPLWDLSKDLHSINLIESFYNHEKPIAAVCHAPGVFRLVKKPDLTPLVEGSKVTGFTNGEEEGVQLTDVVPFLVEDMLKANGGIYSKAEDWAPYAVEDGLLITGQNPASSEKVAELLWNRLN; translated from the coding sequence ATGAGAACGATAAAAATATTATTTGTATTAACTAGTCATGATCAGCTGGGAGATACTGGAGAGAAAACAGGTTTTTGGATTGAGGAATTTGCAGCACCTTTTTATTATTTAAAAGATAGGGGAGTTGATATTGTTTTGGCGTCTCCGAAGGGAGGTCAACCGCCAATTGATCCTAAAAGTGCTTCTGCTGAATTTCAGACGCTAGATACAGAGCGTTTTAATCAGGATATAGAAACGCAGGAACTGCTTGCTAAAACGCTTAAATTATCTGAGGTAGATGCAGCTGACTATGATGCTGTATTTTATCCGGGAGGGCATGGTCCGCTTTGGGATTTATCTAAAGATTTACATTCTATCAATCTGATTGAATCTTTTTATAATCACGAGAAGCCAATTGCTGCTGTTTGCCATGCACCAGGAGTATTTAGGTTGGTAAAAAAACCAGATCTTACTCCATTGGTAGAAGGTAGTAAGGTTACGGGATTCACTAATGGTGAGGAAGAAGGAGTGCAACTTACTGATGTGGTTCCTTTCCTGGTTGAAGATATGCTTAAAGCAAACGGAGGTATTTATTCTAAAGCTGAAGATTGGGCGCCATATGCTGTCGAAGATGGCTTGTTGATTACTGGTCAAAATCCCGCTTCTTCTGAGAAGGTGGCAGAGCTGCTTTGGAACAGACTTAACTAA
- a CDS encoding NYN domain-containing protein: MKDDKLAVLIDADNVPYAHVKEMLGEIAKYGNPTIKRIYADWTKPTVVGWKNVLLENAITPIQQYSYTTGKNSSDSALIIDAMDLLYSQKVNGFCIVSSDSDFTRLATRLREAGMFVMGFGEKKTPQPFITACDKFVYLEILKNEKETDEKSVVKNKNTKDQSLNKIDKQLIKLIADSIEEVSDDNGWAFLGALGNHLIKKRTDFDPRNYGFSKLYPLIKKIGKFEIDERESGEKNIKHIYLRNK; this comes from the coding sequence ATGAAAGACGATAAATTGGCCGTGCTAATAGATGCAGATAATGTGCCTTATGCTCATGTAAAGGAAATGTTGGGGGAAATTGCTAAATATGGAAATCCTACCATTAAGCGAATTTATGCCGACTGGACCAAGCCAACGGTAGTAGGGTGGAAGAATGTGCTTTTAGAGAATGCAATTACTCCTATACAGCAATACAGTTATACTACTGGCAAAAATTCCAGCGATAGTGCGTTGATTATCGATGCCATGGATTTGCTTTATTCTCAAAAGGTCAATGGCTTTTGTATAGTTTCTAGTGATAGTGATTTTACCAGGCTGGCCACCAGGCTGCGCGAAGCGGGGATGTTTGTAATGGGTTTTGGAGAAAAGAAAACACCACAACCATTTATTACGGCTTGCGATAAGTTTGTCTATCTAGAAATTCTTAAAAATGAAAAAGAGACCGATGAGAAATCAGTAGTTAAAAATAAGAATACTAAAGATCAATCTCTCAATAAAATTGATAAGCAATTAATAAAGCTAATTGCAGATAGCATTGAAGAAGTGTCAGATGACAATGGCTGGGCATTTCTTGGTGCGTTAGGTAATCACCTAATTAAAAAGAGAACTGATTTTGATCCCAGAAACTATGGCTTTTCAAAGCTATATCCGCTAATTAAAAAAATAGGCAAGTTCGAAATAGACGAAAGAGAAAGTGGAGAGAAGAATATCAAGCATATCTATTTAAGGAATAAGTAG
- a CDS encoding transglutaminase domain-containing protein codes for MRFCVLALMWCLAFVGQAQSLERGSVKYQKADSIAALYPKYSLDDTRALSLLLTSSLKDDEQKFRAIYKWVCLNIKNDVHLFLLNEKKRHRFKDKSEKLSQWNEGFVKMVFRKMKKNHSTVCTGYAYLLKELCYHAGITCRVVHGYGKTAISNSESMVPNHSWNAVMINDRWYLCDATWSSGIVNMAEHSFKPSFSEGYFLTSPDLFAKNHYPLDTAWLLMNDKPSFQDFAKGPLLYKDAFNMKIVPESPAVFNNELIQGEAFEVILKMDSAKMIDKELIMCQSIRNGSVNLFEPKISFEENDLVRLSGDFSSRGNYVLHILYAGQYVATYRYKVMKADLAEKR; via the coding sequence ATGAGATTTTGTGTATTAGCATTGATGTGGTGCCTGGCCTTTGTAGGACAGGCACAAAGTCTAGAAAGAGGCAGTGTAAAATATCAAAAGGCGGATAGTATTGCGGCTTTATACCCCAAATATTCATTGGATGATACCAGAGCGCTGTCTCTTTTACTTACTAGTTCCTTAAAAGATGATGAACAGAAGTTTCGGGCTATTTACAAGTGGGTTTGCTTAAATATAAAAAATGATGTGCATCTGTTTCTCTTAAATGAAAAGAAACGACATCGATTTAAAGATAAGTCAGAAAAGCTGAGTCAATGGAATGAAGGTTTTGTGAAGATGGTCTTTCGCAAGATGAAGAAAAATCATAGCACGGTCTGTACTGGCTATGCATACCTACTTAAAGAACTCTGTTATCATGCTGGAATTACCTGTAGAGTGGTGCATGGTTATGGGAAAACGGCCATTTCTAACTCTGAATCTATGGTGCCTAACCATTCATGGAATGCGGTTATGATTAATGATCGCTGGTATTTGTGTGATGCTACCTGGTCTAGTGGGATAGTGAATATGGCTGAGCACTCTTTTAAACCGAGCTTTAGTGAGGGGTACTTCCTGACATCACCAGATCTGTTTGCTAAAAATCACTATCCGCTAGATACGGCATGGCTGTTAATGAATGATAAACCTTCATTTCAGGATTTCGCTAAAGGGCCATTGTTATATAAAGATGCTTTTAATATGAAGATAGTCCCAGAAAGTCCTGCCGTATTTAATAATGAACTGATACAAGGAGAGGCTTTTGAAGTTATTTTGAAAATGGATTCTGCCAAAATGATTGACAAAGAACTGATTATGTGTCAATCTATACGTAATGGTAGTGTTAATCTTTTTGAACCTAAAATTTCGTTTGAAGAAAATGATCTGGTGAGATTGTCAGGAGATTTCTCTTCAAGGGGTAATTATGTTTTGCATATTCTTTATGCAGGACAATATGTGGCTACTTACCGGTATAAGGTGATGAAAGCTGATTTGGCTGAAAAACGATAG